From one Lactiplantibacillus paraplantarum genomic stretch:
- a CDS encoding Mor transcription activator family protein produces MVEPMDIEALQPIYRQLDELVGSKNMVKIFEYYRGVQVILPLHLYNREAAKQQIVKRYDGTNQAELTRLYGYSERWTRAILRNMEH; encoded by the coding sequence ATGGTAGAACCAATGGATATTGAAGCGCTTCAGCCAATCTATCGGCAATTGGATGAGTTGGTAGGCAGCAAGAACATGGTAAAAATTTTTGAGTATTATCGAGGTGTACAAGTAATTTTACCATTGCATTTATATAATCGTGAGGCCGCAAAGCAGCAAATTGTTAAACGATATGATGGTACAAATCAGGCCGAATTAACCCGACTATATGGTTATTCAGAGAGATGGACCCGCGCCATACTACGAAATATGGAACATTGA
- a CDS encoding zinc-ribbon domain-containing protein, with the protein MKHCTNCGYELKAGVKFCPSCGHAVNADNEGETDHKVEKVVNHQTDTEEKVHSEEQATPRVPARSQDKSRNNTIVIAALLVLVVLAGFLFMKKRVVVSRDQLASNITKAVQNQDGKLFLKQFSKDDQNLKFSDIGAKSVVKDIHNHSRDSLGETGRIIVDGQRVAGTKVKYDFSVESKKVMGMFTSYYLTTRRTPVRVLDYTGSGGPVTIKLKDADNQRVSKQQLSSGFFPGKYTFDVRSGDTQGDYWIWAAGDGETIDLTLTSDD; encoded by the coding sequence ATGAAACATTGTACAAATTGTGGATACGAATTGAAAGCGGGGGTTAAATTTTGTCCTAGTTGTGGACATGCGGTAAATGCGGACAACGAGGGTGAAACTGATCATAAGGTGGAGAAAGTCGTCAATCACCAAACTGATACTGAAGAAAAGGTCCATTCAGAAGAGCAAGCAACGCCGCGTGTTCCTGCTCGTTCACAGGATAAATCGCGAAATAATACGATTGTCATAGCTGCATTACTGGTTTTGGTTGTGTTGGCCGGATTTTTATTCATGAAAAAGCGAGTAGTTGTCTCACGCGACCAACTTGCAAGTAACATCACGAAGGCCGTACAGAACCAGGATGGAAAGTTGTTCTTGAAGCAATTCTCCAAGGATGACCAAAACCTGAAGTTTAGTGATATCGGTGCCAAAAGTGTTGTCAAAGATATTCATAACCATTCTCGGGATTCGTTAGGTGAGACGGGACGGATTATCGTTGATGGTCAACGGGTTGCTGGAACTAAAGTTAAGTATGATTTCAGTGTTGAAAGCAAAAAAGTAATGGGAATGTTTACCAGTTATTACTTAACAACTAGACGGACGCCTGTCCGAGTTTTAGACTATACCGGTAGTGGTGGTCCGGTAACAATTAAGTTGAAGGATGCCGATAATCAACGTGTGTCTAAGCAACAGCTAAGCAGTGGATTCTTTCCTGGCAAGTATACTTTTGATGTACGATCAGGTGATACGCAAGGTGATTACTGGATTTGGGCTGCAGGTGATGGTGAGACAATCGATCTAACTTTGACTTCAGATGATTAA
- a CDS encoding Mor transcription activator family protein, whose translation MKENVDVSVLNPVYQELDKLIGTEKMLLIYHQYRGGQMWAPKRLYGVKLVKELVQRECDGHNIHQLAQQYHFSDQWIEKVWRGSKEV comes from the coding sequence TTGAAAGAAAATGTTGATGTGTCAGTACTTAATCCTGTTTATCAAGAGCTTGATAAATTGATTGGTACTGAAAAGATGTTGTTGATTTATCATCAATATCGGGGCGGCCAAATGTGGGCGCCAAAACGTTTATATGGAGTTAAGTTGGTTAAAGAGCTTGTTCAACGAGAATGTGATGGTCACAATATTCATCAGTTGGCGCAACAATATCATTTTTCTGACCAGTGGATTGAAAAGGTCTGGCGGGGGTCAAAAGAAGTTTAG
- a CDS encoding tyrosine-type recombinase/integrase yields the protein MAGTIKKLLDGRYRAQYTSGSGPSRIRHTKTITSRRLAQTWLLDQEQANRSGNMRMIRNCYFVDYFKTWYKLFKAPIVSAATKITYKLTYQHMKALISTVKLVQLNRTLLQSVFNQLGQLYSKETCRKHAIQVKACLANAQYDGLIQRNLMHGVVITGNEKHSRTDRDKYLSINDFLKVRRHLFNRSYGLKDANYLILAVISATGVRVGEAIGLKWFDIDFDQHRIKIQRSYDSAARKIKTTKTVSAVRTIPLVDDVLRLLVSWHDDAQCESDFVFANEEERLPKASSINSAFHTLQRHLGIKAIHSPHALRHTVASLLIAQPELDVTYVSRLLGHSNPAITQRYYLRVLPGKHQKEDAVALNTIAL from the coding sequence ATGGCAGGAACAATAAAAAAACTTTTAGATGGCCGGTATCGTGCTCAATACACATCTGGAAGTGGACCATCTAGAATCCGACATACTAAGACTATTACCAGCAGGCGTTTAGCTCAGACTTGGCTACTAGACCAAGAGCAAGCTAACCGTAGTGGTAATATGCGTATGATTCGAAATTGTTATTTTGTTGACTATTTTAAGACTTGGTACAAGCTTTTTAAGGCACCAATAGTTTCAGCGGCCACTAAGATTACGTATAAGTTAACATATCAGCATATGAAGGCCTTGATTTCAACTGTGAAACTGGTACAGCTCAATAGGACCTTGTTACAAAGTGTGTTTAATCAACTTGGACAGTTGTACTCGAAGGAAACGTGTCGTAAGCATGCTATCCAAGTAAAAGCGTGCTTAGCAAATGCTCAGTACGATGGATTGATCCAGCGAAACTTGATGCACGGAGTTGTGATTACAGGTAACGAAAAGCATTCCCGGACAGACAGAGATAAATACCTATCAATTAACGACTTCTTGAAAGTTCGACGTCATTTATTCAACCGATCGTATGGATTGAAGGATGCTAATTACCTAATTTTAGCTGTTATTAGTGCCACTGGTGTTCGAGTTGGCGAGGCAATTGGACTAAAATGGTTTGACATCGATTTTGACCAGCATCGAATTAAAATTCAACGAAGTTATGATTCGGCAGCACGAAAGATTAAGACAACTAAAACTGTTAGTGCTGTTCGGACCATCCCACTAGTCGATGACGTTTTGCGATTGCTCGTTTCATGGCACGACGATGCGCAATGTGAATCCGATTTCGTCTTTGCCAACGAAGAGGAACGTCTGCCTAAGGCTAGTAGTATTAATTCGGCATTTCATACATTACAGAGACACCTAGGTATAAAGGCTATTCACAGCCCGCATGCGTTACGCCACACGGTTGCATCTCTTTTGATAGCACAACCTGAACTTGACGTAACTTATGTTTCTCGGTTGCTGGGTCATAGTAACCCGGCTATAACACAGCGGTATTATTTACGGGTGCTTCCTGGCAAACATCAAAAAGAAGATGCGGTTGCTTTAAATACAATCGCTTTATAA
- a CDS encoding Mor transcription activator family protein: MNENVDVEALHSFYRGISELIGVEGMLKVFEQYRGMQVTIPIHLYDRHLAADHVLQQYNGQNTYELANKYGYSQRWVVKVLKEKQ, translated from the coding sequence ATGAATGAAAATGTAGACGTGGAAGCACTGCATTCGTTTTATCGTGGCATCAGCGAGCTAATTGGCGTTGAGGGTATGTTAAAAGTCTTTGAACAATATCGAGGTATGCAGGTTACGATTCCAATTCACTTGTATGACCGACATTTAGCCGCTGACCATGTGTTGCAGCAGTATAACGGTCAAAACACCTATGAATTAGCGAATAAGTATGGTTATTCTCAGCGCTGGGTGGTGAAGGTCTTAAAAGAAAAGCAGTAG
- a CDS encoding helix-turn-helix transcriptional regulator, which yields MAISEDVQNELSQLQPYIDRYLELCRVFGMDSAKYNRLMSIPATAKLLGVARETIDLWLLDPGFPRILVGNSHQVRLRQGDVFAYLKDKAVHWYKEIPSDDWSDE from the coding sequence ATGGCAATATCTGAAGACGTTCAAAACGAATTAAGCCAATTACAGCCTTATATTGATCGATACCTTGAGCTTTGCCGAGTATTTGGTATGGATTCTGCTAAATATAATAGATTAATGTCGATTCCGGCGACAGCAAAATTATTAGGGGTTGCACGTGAAACGATTGATCTATGGCTATTAGACCCGGGGTTTCCCCGGATATTAGTAGGAAACTCACATCAAGTACGGCTTAGACAAGGAGACGTATTTGCCTACCTTAAGGACAAGGCCGTTCATTGGTATAAAGAAATTCCAAGCGACGATTGGAGTGATGAGTAA
- a CDS encoding DNA primase family protein: MKQTLSLDNQNLSYLASYINPRLKLKGSERLGDQLKIARFSVSNINIEAYWQQFGFLSGFIRQCWVNYQKTEHATVKDAPNMTLRQTVTSFGVQLLRENTDVIFDEGKEKVNREGLSKFLNRALNLKQTANDNTLLIYNWTKCVYEEAQKNQVLGKIITVITNAIVPDSWSQGLDTHLVALLSRALKPIDGDKFDVDYAAFGTRLIDLVTLQDGGAVSPQKLTRMHSDVQFDPTATCPLFNQFLDDVLPDPKDQAFLQQYTGYLLEPSFKANAFLVIKGDGRNGKSVYLNLVKKLLGKLNISSSKIESLATDFGLAPLVNKRANLSSEGQAVSFDTAEIKAICSGDAVTINAKNQAQYTTILKIKFIFMTNNMPVTTDTSDGFSRRLNILPFQVQIPLDKIDVDLENKLTDELPGVLNWALNGLSELRENNFNFTISDSMREAKEHYMLYSRPVERFVKACLVEAPGSTLTIKYLREQYGNWLKREEISDMGTTNSHVFPKKLSESFQSLWGQPAPIVNTHGHVKGLSGYKVREDA, translated from the coding sequence ATGAAACAGACGTTATCCTTAGATAACCAGAATTTGTCTTACTTGGCAAGTTATATTAACCCCAGATTAAAATTAAAAGGCTCAGAGCGGCTAGGGGATCAGTTGAAAATTGCCCGTTTTTCGGTTAGTAATATTAACATTGAAGCATACTGGCAACAATTTGGGTTCTTAAGTGGGTTCATCCGGCAATGCTGGGTGAATTATCAGAAAACCGAACATGCGACTGTTAAGGATGCGCCCAATATGACATTGCGTCAAACTGTTACTAGTTTTGGTGTTCAATTATTACGGGAGAATACTGATGTGATTTTTGATGAAGGCAAAGAAAAAGTCAATCGTGAGGGACTTTCCAAGTTTTTAAATCGGGCACTTAATTTAAAGCAGACTGCTAATGACAATACGTTGCTCATATATAATTGGACAAAGTGTGTCTATGAAGAAGCCCAGAAAAATCAAGTGTTGGGGAAAATTATTACCGTTATTACTAACGCGATTGTGCCGGATAGCTGGTCGCAGGGATTGGACACGCACTTAGTCGCACTATTGAGTCGTGCCTTAAAACCAATTGATGGCGATAAATTTGACGTAGATTACGCTGCGTTTGGCACCCGGTTGATTGACTTGGTTACTTTGCAAGATGGCGGAGCAGTTAGCCCTCAGAAGTTAACGCGAATGCACTCAGACGTTCAATTTGATCCAACTGCAACGTGTCCATTGTTTAATCAATTTTTAGACGATGTCTTGCCAGACCCCAAAGATCAAGCCTTCCTACAGCAATACACTGGGTATTTATTGGAACCATCGTTTAAAGCCAATGCGTTTCTAGTCATCAAGGGTGATGGTCGTAATGGTAAGTCAGTTTACCTGAATTTAGTAAAAAAGTTGCTTGGTAAACTAAATATCTCGAGCAGTAAAATTGAATCATTGGCAACTGATTTTGGTCTAGCCCCATTGGTTAATAAGCGTGCCAACCTTTCCAGTGAAGGGCAGGCGGTCAGTTTTGATACAGCTGAGATTAAGGCAATTTGCAGCGGGGATGCGGTGACAATCAATGCTAAAAATCAGGCTCAATATACGACCATCTTGAAAATTAAATTTATCTTTATGACTAATAATATGCCAGTGACTACGGATACTTCGGATGGATTTTCACGACGGTTAAACATTTTACCATTTCAAGTTCAGATCCCGCTAGATAAGATCGATGTAGATTTAGAAAATAAGCTGACTGATGAACTTCCAGGTGTTCTTAACTGGGCTTTGAATGGGCTTAGTGAACTGCGAGAGAATAATTTTAATTTCACAATTTCAGATTCGATGCGTGAGGCTAAGGAGCACTACATGCTATATAGTCGACCGGTGGAACGATTTGTAAAGGCTTGTTTGGTAGAAGCACCTGGTAGTACGCTAACCATTAAATATCTACGCGAACAGTATGGTAATTGGCTGAAACGTGAGGAAATTTCGGATATGGGAACGACAAACTCGCATGTCTTTCCTAAAAAGTTAAGTGAGTCCTTTCAGTCGTTGTGGGGACAACCAGCCCCGATTGTTAATACTCATGGACACGTTAAAGGTTTAAGTGGGTATAAAGTTCGGGAGGATGCCTAA
- a CDS encoding DUF1643 domain-containing protein, producing the protein MAEVNRKHMEKINVTVEQKIKGEFTYWKKWVWNKDEPLVMVLANYPVTGSVMKDSLTGILIRNAIVDCGTFGGVVIANLFNAQVKWPCNKRLDEASAPDGIEELMAATKHVDKVILATGSLSTKYEVATVRLADYIDQCKAEKQQRKLFWLLNDGGKKVHPLALRDAPWEFGPVTTIDENTTKPEKSPVNTELKVVANEEKMRVVKNE; encoded by the coding sequence ATGGCCGAAGTGAACCGTAAGCATATGGAGAAAATAAACGTTACTGTGGAACAAAAGATCAAGGGTGAGTTCACCTACTGGAAGAAGTGGGTCTGGAACAAGGATGAACCACTAGTTATGGTATTAGCTAATTACCCAGTGACCGGTTCTGTAATGAAGGATAGTTTGACTGGTATCTTGATTCGAAATGCGATTGTGGATTGTGGAACTTTTGGTGGTGTTGTGATTGCAAACCTATTTAATGCGCAAGTTAAGTGGCCATGCAATAAGCGTTTAGACGAAGCTTCGGCACCGGATGGGATTGAAGAATTAATGGCTGCGACTAAACATGTGGATAAAGTGATCCTTGCTACTGGGTCGTTATCCACAAAGTATGAAGTAGCAACAGTCCGGCTCGCTGATTATATCGATCAATGTAAAGCCGAAAAGCAACAGAGAAAACTATTTTGGCTACTGAATGACGGTGGTAAGAAGGTTCATCCATTGGCGTTGAGAGATGCGCCGTGGGAGTTCGGTCCGGTGACTACTATTGATGAGAATACAACTAAGCCAGAGAAGTCACCTGTAAATACTGAATTGAAAGTGGTTGCTAATGAAGAAAAGATGAGGGTGGTTAAGAATGAGTAG
- a CDS encoding DNA polymerase — translation MKHNLYKYWLPKKGLIDMNEDFVSCDELKRLSFLPESWIMTKQRKFDWTTYLNSMGMGMALEVQLRVSPLIRSLKFKSIDLDFAAWLQNGLKPWIDTRQMVLSELQEYLGIGIYSVENNVQIRNYARLKGIDIASLSMSWLVEHRHDDPVIRLLLKKRNQDSLLERYRDRLASLQDHNGIVKLSGTWNPYSSYSGRFTAHDMAMTALPKAMRNYFVAPSRRSSPKMYVSFDTNQIELRLLAGASNCKLLIEQFENGIDLHSYFASKLFETDQSNVSPAMRKLAKTLIYAMLYGAGVSRLDKIVAKSGLLVRSQPMSILQSLYPEVTALLQRFRQGRVLYYGLKPTKFQPRIGTKWLPSSTKQNLPVQSATALLMKQTLVELSNKVNVVNVIHDELVCLCNEGDVDETRRCVIVAIMMAANKLDLTLPLKNMLSTQQLGGNYYDNY, via the coding sequence ATGAAGCATAATCTTTATAAATATTGGTTACCTAAGAAAGGGCTGATTGACATGAATGAAGACTTTGTGTCTTGTGATGAATTGAAGCGTCTATCCTTTCTACCTGAAAGTTGGATAATGACCAAGCAGCGTAAATTCGATTGGACTACTTACCTAAATTCAATGGGGATGGGGATGGCATTGGAAGTTCAACTTCGAGTTTCGCCATTAATTAGATCGCTAAAATTTAAGTCTATAGACTTAGATTTTGCCGCTTGGTTACAGAATGGTTTAAAGCCATGGATAGATACGCGGCAAATGGTTCTATCTGAGTTGCAAGAATACCTAGGGATTGGTATTTACTCAGTCGAAAACAACGTTCAAATTCGTAACTATGCTAGGCTAAAAGGCATTGACATTGCGTCTCTTAGTATGAGCTGGTTAGTGGAACATCGGCATGATGATCCAGTAATTAGGTTACTACTAAAAAAACGTAATCAGGATAGTTTGTTAGAACGGTATCGAGATCGTTTAGCTAGTCTTCAGGATCACAATGGAATAGTAAAGTTATCGGGAACTTGGAATCCTTACTCATCGTATTCAGGGCGGTTTACTGCTCATGATATGGCGATGACTGCGTTACCAAAGGCCATGAGAAATTACTTCGTTGCTCCATCCAGACGTAGTTCTCCAAAAATGTATGTTAGCTTTGATACTAATCAGATTGAACTAAGACTACTTGCGGGGGCATCGAATTGTAAACTACTAATTGAACAATTTGAGAATGGGATTGACCTGCACAGCTACTTTGCCTCGAAGCTGTTTGAGACCGACCAGTCCAATGTTAGTCCGGCCATGCGTAAACTGGCTAAGACATTAATTTATGCCATGCTATATGGAGCCGGTGTTAGCCGATTAGATAAAATTGTGGCTAAGAGTGGGCTTCTAGTTCGGAGCCAACCAATGAGTATTTTACAGTCACTTTATCCTGAAGTTACTGCGTTATTACAGCGATTCCGGCAAGGAAGAGTTCTATACTATGGGCTTAAACCTACAAAATTTCAGCCAAGAATAGGTACGAAGTGGCTGCCATCATCAACCAAACAAAACTTGCCAGTCCAATCAGCTACAGCACTATTAATGAAACAAACGTTAGTAGAGCTTAGCAATAAGGTTAATGTTGTTAATGTTATACACGATGAACTTGTATGCTTATGCAACGAAGGTGATGTTGATGAAACCCGCCGATGTGTCATTGTAGCGATTATGATGGCGGCAAATAAGTTGGATTTAACATTACCACTAAAAAACATGTTATCAACACAACAATTAGGAGGAAATTATTATGACAATTATTGA
- a CDS encoding tyrosine-type recombinase/integrase, whose amino-acid sequence MSRVYRNPLKGRKYKAEVSVGSGSTRKRKTKTFNDMTEARIWIHQMEIMADRGTDFEKSRWLFIDYYWQWVQLYKKPVVSANTMHTYWTSYQHFSQGLGDVRLEDLTRNRIQKYLNGLNLSHESIRKDLMQLRSCLRDAVSDGVLTHNPAAGTLRIVADPSRTKGDDQKFMSIHDFKRVRNFLLSYHYRINDVDRLALLIISQSGLRVGECLALKYEDIDCLHNTITVDESWDSKHNILKEPKTKHARRTIPLPKQVVHILEQWMSYQRRYLFREGVANPDQFMLMNKRGRLPRASSINAAYHQIQIRLGMEPKFSTHTFRHTLASLMVANENISMVYVSRYLGHASVMITEKYYIGLLPEQVEVEAGKVLKVIEG is encoded by the coding sequence ATGAGTAGGGTTTATCGAAATCCACTTAAAGGACGCAAATATAAAGCAGAGGTCAGTGTCGGATCTGGTTCTACGCGTAAAAGAAAGACTAAGACCTTTAATGATATGACTGAAGCCAGAATCTGGATTCACCAAATGGAAATTATGGCTGACCGTGGAACTGACTTTGAAAAATCACGTTGGCTCTTTATTGATTACTATTGGCAGTGGGTACAATTGTATAAGAAACCAGTTGTTTCAGCCAATACCATGCACACTTACTGGACCAGTTATCAACATTTTTCACAAGGCTTAGGCGATGTTCGGCTGGAGGATTTGACTCGTAATCGAATTCAGAAGTACTTAAATGGTTTGAACTTAAGCCATGAAAGTATTCGGAAGGATCTCATGCAACTACGAAGCTGCTTGCGTGATGCGGTTAGTGACGGTGTGCTGACCCATAATCCAGCAGCGGGCACTTTAAGGATTGTGGCGGACCCTAGCCGCACGAAAGGTGATGATCAGAAATTTATGTCGATTCATGACTTTAAAAGGGTCCGGAACTTTCTGCTAAGCTATCATTACAGAATTAATGATGTTGACCGGTTGGCTTTGCTGATCATTTCACAATCGGGTTTACGGGTTGGGGAATGCTTGGCACTAAAATATGAAGACATCGATTGTTTGCATAATACCATCACCGTAGATGAATCGTGGGACAGTAAGCATAATATTTTAAAAGAACCGAAGACCAAACATGCTAGGAGGACTATTCCTTTACCAAAGCAAGTGGTGCACATCTTGGAACAGTGGATGAGTTATCAGCGGCGTTATTTGTTTAGGGAGGGTGTTGCTAATCCGGATCAGTTCATGCTCATGAATAAACGTGGTCGTCTACCAAGGGCTAGTAGCATCAACGCTGCGTATCATCAAATTCAAATCAGACTAGGCATGGAACCCAAGTTTAGTACGCATACGTTTAGGCACACTCTAGCAAGTTTGATGGTGGCGAATGAAAATATTTCAATGGTGTACGTTTCAAGGTATCTAGGGCATGCAAGCGTGATGATTACTGAAAAGTATTATATTGGCTTGTTGCCAGAGCAGGTGGAAGTTGAAGCTGGAAAAGTATTGAAGGTGATTGAAGGGTGA